GCACTGACACGAGGGTCCTTCACCTCACGGATCAGGGTTTCAGCAACAGTTTCGAGCAGCAACCCGCTGACTCGTTCCGGGCGTCGAGAAGGCATACAACAACAATATCTCAGCTTTGCGCTCTACGATCAGTAATGCAGAAACTCGACTTTTTCCTCGCCGATCTCGGCGACAAACATTTCATCGATAAACCGCACGACGGCGTGCAAGGCCCCATCAATGTAGGCTTGGTCTGCCCCAATCTGGCAAATGCCGAGCAGGGCTCTTTGCCACAGGTCATGATCTCCGCATTCCGAGATGGAGACATTGAACTCGTTCCGCACTCGGCTTTTGATCTTGCGTAGCACGGCCCGCTTGTCTTTCAGGGACTGGCTACTGGAGATGAAAATGGTGAGTTGCAGCACTCCCACGACCATGCCATCTCCTTGCCGCTCCACACGCACGCAGATTAGCTCGCGCGCCGTGCCGCTTCCGGTTGCGGGCGCGACTCCAGACGGCGCAGCACCTGCTCCAGTTCATAGGCTTCGATGATATCGCCGGGCTGTACATCATGAAAATTCTCGAAGCTGATGCCGCACTCGGTGCCAGATATCACTTCGCGCACGTCATCTTTGAAGCGACGGAGACTGCTCAAGCGCCCGGTGTGCACCACGGCACGATTGCGCACGAGTCGTGCGTGGGCACCACGCACGACTTTCCCCTCGACAACTAGGCATCCGGCTACCAATCCGAGCCGTGAGACGGTAAACACTTGTCGCACTTCCGCGCGCCCGAGTGGTTTTTCCTTGTAGGTCGGCTCTAACATCCCTTCAAGCGCCGCACGTACGTCTTCGATCACTTCGTAAATAATATTGTAGAGGCGCACCTCGACAGCTTCTCGTTCAGCCAGTTGAGCGGCCTTTCCTTCAGGGCGGACGTTGAAGCCGATGATAATGCCCTTCGAGGCGGTCGCCAGCAGCACGTCAGATTCGGAAATACCACCCACGGAGGAATGCAACACCGTCAGTTTCACTTCGTTGTTCGACAAACGAGTAAGCGAATCGCTGACGGCCTCCGCCGATCCCTGCACGTCGGCTTTGATGATGACCCGCAGTTCCTTCACCTCACCAGCCTGGGCTTGTTGATAGAAATCTTCCAGCGTTGTCCGGCTGCTGCTCTTCGTGAGTTCCGTCTCTCGTCGTTTCGTGCGGCGATGTTCGGCGACTTGTCGGGCTTTCGCCTCATCGGGGAGCACGACAAAGGAATCGCCAGCCTCCGGCACCCCGGCAAGGCCGAGGATCTCCACCGGCGTCGAAGGAGTGGCCTTGTCGACCCGCTCGCCCCAGCTATCCACCATGGCGCGAATCCGGCCATATTCCTTGCCACACACGAAGGCATCGCCGACCTTCAATACGCCTTCTTGCACTAAGACTGTCGCCACCGGGCCACGTCCACGATCAAGCTTCGCTTCCACAACGGACCCGCGGGCAAGTTTATCCGGATGCGCGCGGAGTTCCATGACGTCGGCTTGCAGGAGAATCATCTCCAGCAAGTGCGGGATGCCTTCGTTCGTCTTAGCCGACACCGGCGCGAAGATCGTTTCCCCACCGTACTCTTCCGATACGAGGCCGTGGATCATCAGCTCGCGCTTGACCCGTTCGAGATCGGCCCCCGGTTTGTCCATTTTATTCACCGCCACGATAACGGGGACACCCGCAGCGCGGGCATGATTGATCGCCTCCACGGTTTGAGGCATGACCCCGTCTTCTGCGGCAACCACTAAAATCACTAGATCGGTGACCTTCGCACCGCGCGCACGCATGGAGGTAAACGCTTCGTGCCCAGGAGTATCGAGGAACGTGACGCTGCGTCCGTCCACTTGCA
This DNA window, taken from Deltaproteobacteria bacterium, encodes the following:
- a CDS encoding DUF503 domain-containing protein; the protein is MVVGVLQLTIFISSSQSLKDKRAVLRKIKSRVRNEFNVSISECGDHDLWQRALLGICQIGADQAYIDGALHAVVRFIDEMFVAEIGEEKVEFLHY